The following are encoded together in the Corynebacterium jeikeium genome:
- a CDS encoding IS3 family transposase (programmed frameshift), with translation MPRKYSAEFKEKAVRQIHEIVRLESCSRQRAYEEVGELLGVSHHTLRAWYRDSIAAEEQTSPSDGETMEEELKRLRRENRELKRANGILKTALGFFRSGTRPTHDQMISYIDEYKEQFGVEAICRVLKQADRGFITSRGYRKATTRAPSARALSDSLLIPEIQRVHAENFSVYGICKMWHAMNREGFPIGRDKTARLMNLAGVSGRRRGRNPVTTMSAKVSDRRPDVVQRNFRAQAPGRLWVSDITYVRTLSGFAYTAFVVDVYNRKIVGVATRSTMRTDALPMEALEHALTAAGRVHGSQLIHHSDRGSQYVSLKYSTALAQAGIRPSVGTVGDSYDNALAETVNGLYKAELIHAQGPWTSVGEVELATLRWVHWWNTKRLHEALDYATPQEVETEYYLTEPINTGS, from the exons ATGCCCAGAAAGTATTCCGCCGAATTCAAGGAAAAGGCGGTTCGTCAAATCCATGAGATCGTGCGTCTGGAGTCTTGTTCACGGCAACGCGCTTACGAGGAAGTCGGCGAACTCCTTGGCGTGTCCCACCACACGTTGCGCGCCTGGTACCGCGACAGCATCGCAGCCGAAGAGCAGACATCACCTTCTGATGGTGAAACCATGGAAGAAGAGCTCAAACGGCTACGCCGCGAAAACCGCGAGCTGAAACGAGCAAATGGAATCCTCAAGACTGCCT TGGGCTTTTTTCGCAGCGGAACTCGACCGACCCACGACCAAATGATCTCCTACATCGATGAATACAAGGAGCAATTTGGGGTCGAGGCCATCTGCCGTGTTTTGAAACAGGCAGATCGTGGATTCATCACCTCACGCGGCTACCGTAAAGCCACTACACGTGCGCCCAGTGCGAGGGCTTTAAGTGATAGCCTGCTTATCCCAGAGATCCAGCGTGTGCATGCAGAGAATTTCTCGGTTTACGGAATCTGCAAGATGTGGCACGCGATGAACCGCGAGGGCTTTCCTATCGGCCGCGATAAGACCGCACGCCTGATGAACCTAGCGGGTGTCAGCGGTCGGCGCCGTGGGCGTAATCCAGTAACAACGATGAGTGCGAAAGTATCGGATCGTCGCCCCGATGTGGTTCAACGCAACTTTCGTGCCCAGGCCCCTGGGCGGCTGTGGGTGTCCGACATTACCTACGTTCGTACTTTGTCTGGCTTCGCCTACACCGCGTTTGTCGTGGATGTCTACAACCGGAAAATCGTTGGTGTTGCCACTCGCTCGACGATGCGTACCGATGCGCTGCCGATGGAGGCGTTGGAGCATGCTCTCACGGCGGCCGGCCGGGTTCATGGAAGCCAGCTGATTCACCACAGTGACCGGGGTAGTCAGTACGTGTCGTTGAAGTATTCCACGGCCTTGGCGCAAGCCGGAATTCGGCCCAGTGTGGGAACGGTCGGTGATTCTTATGACAACGCTCTCGCCGAAACGGTTAATGGTCTCTACAAAGCAGAATTGATTCATGCCCAAGGTCCGTGGACATCGGTCGGAGAAGTTGAACTGGCCACCTTGCGGTGGGTTCATTGGTGGAACACCAAGCGACTTCACGAAGCATTGGATTACGCCACCCCACAGGAAGTGGAAACCGAGTACTATCTCACCGAGCCCATCAACACAGGGTCGTAA
- a CDS encoding MrcB family domain-containing protein: protein MKNIFSKILSDYGQAKTQKLAGHPLASYIRKEAVQTLITDVGIETDIYKVSGSAGQGAWAQIPWLSVLDKSITSTPTHGYDIIYLFNADMSGVYLSLNQGWAHFENKYGVKLGSDYIKRIAGYWRGELASSLSDFETKSIDLKAEGKQRPRGYELGHICGKYYPADDLPEDFKMVSDLRNLIGVFRELKGKIGTQGFDQKNAEIIANSIVGHNLETEVSGTSNSEQNPGARKLEEKNDTEDASLNDRLLSGAAAKLSLQQAPDALRSIREGEERIARKVDYEAKQRRQKKIGLLAEEAVIDYERQKLRLANRNDLAQKIVHESTEHGDGAGYDILSFTEEGEKLFIEVKATTGSIRESFFLSKNEVQFSGENAGNYALYRVYNLSAQREAWGLYILYGDIRDSVELMPTTYKAHGAVSDLVQD from the coding sequence ATGAAGAATATATTTTCGAAAATTTTATCTGATTATGGGCAAGCGAAAACGCAAAAGCTTGCTGGCCATCCATTAGCTAGCTATATACGTAAAGAAGCTGTCCAGACTTTAATAACTGATGTAGGTATTGAAACAGACATATACAAGGTATCTGGCTCGGCGGGTCAGGGTGCGTGGGCGCAAATTCCATGGTTGTCTGTGTTAGATAAGTCAATTACTTCAACACCGACGCATGGCTACGACATTATCTATCTATTCAATGCTGATATGAGCGGCGTGTATCTATCATTAAATCAGGGGTGGGCTCACTTTGAGAACAAGTATGGCGTTAAGCTAGGGAGCGACTATATAAAGAGAATTGCCGGGTATTGGAGGGGAGAACTAGCATCATCTCTAAGCGATTTTGAAACCAAATCGATCGACCTAAAGGCAGAAGGTAAACAGCGACCTCGTGGTTACGAGTTGGGGCACATATGTGGAAAATACTATCCCGCCGACGATCTTCCTGAAGATTTCAAAATGGTCAGTGACCTTCGTAATCTTATCGGGGTATTTCGGGAGTTAAAAGGGAAGATTGGAACTCAGGGATTCGACCAAAAAAATGCTGAAATTATCGCGAACAGCATCGTTGGCCACAATCTTGAAACTGAAGTGTCAGGAACTAGCAATTCGGAACAAAATCCTGGAGCAAGAAAGCTAGAAGAGAAGAACGATACTGAAGACGCTAGTCTAAACGATAGATTGCTATCTGGAGCAGCTGCGAAGTTGAGTTTGCAGCAAGCTCCGGATGCTCTTCGATCAATTCGCGAAGGCGAGGAGCGAATAGCTCGTAAAGTCGACTATGAAGCTAAGCAACGTCGCCAAAAGAAGATTGGATTACTAGCTGAAGAGGCCGTTATAGACTATGAGCGGCAGAAGTTAAGGTTGGCGAACCGAAATGACTTGGCGCAAAAGATTGTACATGAGTCGACTGAACACGGCGACGGCGCTGGATACGATATCCTCTCATTTACTGAGGAGGGCGAGAAGCTGTTTATCGAAGTGAAGGCGACAACAGGATCTATTCGAGAAAGCTTCTTTCTGAGCAAGAATGAAGTTCAATTCTCTGGCGAAAACGCCGGAAATTATGCCCTCTATAGAGTATATAACCTTTCCGCACAGCGAGAAGCATGGGGTCTATATATTCTCTACGGAGACATCCGCGATTCGGTGGAGCTGATGCCTACAACTTATAAGGCACATGGCGCTGTAAGCGATCTAGTTCAAGATTAG
- a CDS encoding CAP domain-containing protein yields MRKTTKKALSIGLSVGLVFAGVHAVDEPEVRAETVSTSAQGVPAPPALSLELDPRILSAVSFGVIALIVTIVSAVMNKSGGNNSSGNSGGTATNPPTDERAYLANLRSDFISQLRAHRAANGFPGNTINPKKPIHYEDTLNSYADGWSSTMARTQNYNHGPKISGRVCQENLMMHYSAPSAEDLMNAWKNSPGHNQTMLVSEYKDIGLSTKFGNGAYYSTLIMCR; encoded by the coding sequence ATGCGCAAAACTACGAAGAAAGCTCTGTCAATCGGGCTTTCGGTCGGTCTTGTTTTTGCCGGAGTGCACGCTGTTGACGAGCCTGAAGTGCGTGCAGAGACCGTATCCACTTCAGCTCAAGGTGTGCCCGCGCCTCCGGCGCTAAGTCTGGAGTTGGATCCTCGAATCCTTAGCGCGGTAAGCTTCGGAGTTATCGCGTTGATCGTCACAATCGTTTCCGCAGTGATGAATAAGTCGGGAGGAAATAATAGCTCCGGAAACTCTGGTGGTACGGCCACGAACCCCCCAACTGATGAACGTGCATACCTGGCAAATCTTCGTTCAGATTTCATTAGTCAGTTGCGAGCTCACCGGGCGGCTAATGGTTTTCCAGGGAATACGATTAATCCGAAGAAACCCATCCATTACGAAGATACTCTGAACAGCTATGCTGATGGTTGGTCGTCCACGATGGCTAGGACTCAAAATTACAATCATGGCCCGAAGATCTCTGGCAGGGTATGCCAGGAAAACCTCATGATGCATTACTCCGCGCCTAGTGCTGAAGACTTAATGAATGCATGGAAGAATTCGCCCGGGCACAATCAGACAATGCTGGTCTCCGAATATAAGGACATTGGGCTGTCGACCAAGTTCGGTAATGGAGCCTACTATTCCACTCTGATCATGTGCCGGTAG